The following nucleotide sequence is from Primulina tabacum isolate GXHZ01 chromosome 2, ASM2559414v2, whole genome shotgun sequence.
TTGTTTGAAGAGTGTGAAACACTCCAAGATAACgcaattttttttaactcaCAGCTCTATCTATCAAATCAAAGTCTAGCATGAAGCATCTTTCAATGTCTTCCTTTGTAAGTTTATTACACCCACATCGATCACGTCTAGAATTCAGGTCTGAAAACTTCGGGTATGTTTAATACAAAACTGCAGCCTCGTTGAAACTGATCTCCCTTTGGGAAAGagtataacaaaaaaaaaatttgaaaaactgGTGCTTtcttttattattgttataaCGATTGATTATCCCGCAATAGTATTCCAGGCCAACATAATTTGGAAACTTGTTGAATTGTGCCATCTTTTGAAGTAGACATCTTTCGTAACATGGTCGTAATTCTTCcagaaaattacaattttagtctgttgacatattttttatttattcaagtAACTTGTCAATATTTAGTTTTTATACACTgactttgaattttttttttggtcattTTTCATCTGAAGCCCCTAAATGTTAGCCAAGATCGAGAAGATCAGatcacaaaaattaatttcttgtGATTTCAATCAACTCTTCTTCACAGGATCGATTGTTCTACGTATTTAACACgaattgattaattacaacacacaGAGATTAGAGATTACCTTTGAAGCGTGTTTACGATCTTTCTCTGCACTGGATCTACGCTCCAAACCTCCAAGCCTTCTCTGTTGTTCTCTCAAACTCTTAACGTAGGATTGTGTGTGGTCACAAGTtacaatatcacatatatatataaaatatttgtgaTATCTTGTAACAAAAAGATAACAatatcttttaaaatataaatttaaatggaCAGAATATATTATACCATATCTAGAAGATTTGATATCTCAATCTTCCATGAAATATAATAGTCCAGATAAATTTATCCCACATATACCATAAATTATAACTCATATAATTTATCCGAGTTTATATTAGAGCCACCAAAGGGACCTGGTCGGATTCAATTAAATCAAGctccaataaattaatttgatccaatcaactcatgattaatcaaaataatttattaatcttattcTACTCCACTAAAAGAATAAGATTGCACTCTCAAATTAATTGATATTACTGAAgcacaaaatcaataattatatcCTCTGATTTATCGACCCAACATATCACCCCTGTCAATCAATTAGAACATCTAAAACAGGGTATCCAGACCATATAACCCACATTAGATATTCATAGCTTATCAACCCTCATCTTCTCTTTGACAGTCCCATGTGATCAcatcacataattaattcaacaagaaTGTTGAACTAATGAGCTCAGATTTTACTGTCTTCTAGAAGAACTTGTGAGTTTATGATCATATCTATTGACTAGGTGACAGATTCCATATTACGAATATATGTTCTTTGTTATTTCACTTTGATTCCCAAAACATCGAGATATTGACCAATAGTTTGGTCTCACTCATTGATGCATCAAAGAACTTCAAGTTAGTAATCAAAGTTCATTATCCGCTCAGGATTAAGGTGTTATGTACGACAATCAAGTGATTTTGAATTAGTATggtcaaatcaaattcaaatctcACGTGGTCCAGTCCAATACAACAAAATGTATCCTTAATTTTATTACCAAACCAAAGATAGACTTCAATAAAATTGAGACGATCTTATCAAAATAATTTGTCCTTATTTATTTACCGATCGTGGACAATAATACTTTGGATTGAATTACAAATTGAATCTTTCTGTGTTTAACGACTTAAACACTCAATTTATAATTATACAACAATCCAATGGACATATGCATtgctcaaaaataaatttatttaaagaaataaatgaacattattttaatttcaaaatgtcatcaacatataacaaAAGTACTCAATGGGCATCATACTATCGAACATTTtcctcccacttgccctagagtaAATGAGTCATGTCTAGTACATCCATATTTTGAATATGTTCCTCAAAAACTTTAgcaggtaagcttttggtgaaAGGATCAGCAAGATTTTCAGCAGATGTTATCTTGCACACTGTCACGTCTCCTCGTTGAACAATATCCCTCACAAGGTGATATTTTCGTTCAATGTGTTTTCCATGCTGATGGTTTCTTggttcttttgcatttgccaCTGCACCACTGTTATCAAAATATAAAGTAATGGCATTTGATGTAGCAGGAACAAATTCAAGGCTTAGCAAAAACTTTTTCAGCCAAACGGCTTCTTTTGCTGCTTCACAAGCCGCTACATACTTCGCTTCCATGGTGGAATCAGCAATACATGATTGCTTGATACTCCTCCAAACAACGGCACCACCACCCAATGTGAACACAGATCCTGATGTGGATTTACGAGAATCTCTATCAGCTTGAAAATCAGAATCAGTATAACCCACAGGTGCCAACTCTGAAGCCGAGTAAACCAACATATACCCTCTAGTTCTGCGAAGATACTTGAGAATATGCTTTACAGCAATCCAGTGCTCTGGTCCTGGGTTTGACTGATATCTACTAACAATCCCAACAGCATAACAAATATCTGGTCGAGTGCATAGCATAGCATACATAAGACTTCCTACAGCCGAAGCATAGGGAACTCTTTTCATGTATTCCACTTCACTTGGATTCTTGGGATTGTGGTCCTTTGACAAGTGAATTCCATGTCTAAAAGGTGTTTGACCTTTCTTGGAATTTTGCATTGCATACCTCACCaatattttatcaatatatGAAGATTGAGATAAAGCAATCCGTTTGTTCTTCCTATCCCGAAGGATTTGGATACCTAGAACATAACTTGCTTCTCCCAAGTCTTTCATGTCAAACTGTTGAGACAACCAATTTTTAGCAGATGTCATCACCCCTACATTATTCCCAATAAGTAggatgtcatccacatatagcACAACAAAAATCACCTTGTCatccaaaattttcttatagACACAAGGCTCATCAAGATTTTGATCGAAACCATAATATTTCACAGATTGATAAAAACGATGTTCCAAGACCTTGACGCCTGCTTAAGTCCATAAATAGACTTTTTcagtttgcatactttatgctcTTGACCGTTGTGAATAAAACCGTCTGGTTGTACCATATAAATGGTTTCGTCAAGATTTCCATTAAGAaatgctgtcttgacatccatttgccaCACCTCATAATCAAAATGAGCTGCAATGGATAAGAGGATCCGAATAGACTTTATCATAGCCACGGGTGAAAAGGTTTCATCGTAATCGATTCCTTCTCGTTGGCTAAAACCTTTGGCTACCAATCTAGCCTTAAAGGTCTCTATTTTTTCGTCTATTCCTCTCTTTCTCTTGTAGACCCACTTACACCCTATAGGTCTCACACCTTCAGGAATGTCTACAAGAACCCAGACGGAGTTAGTGTACATGGATCTCATTTCTGATTCCATGGCACTCCTCCATTGGTCAGCGTCAACATCCTCCATAGCTTCTTTGTACGTGATGGGATCCTCCTCTTGTTCAATGGAAACCGCATCAAACGATTCTCCATAGAGCAAGTATCTAGAAGGTGGTCGAATGACCCTCCCACTACGTCTAAGTTGTGGAGGTTCTTGGTTGATTGGAATTGATTGTCGTTGTCTTAAGTTCTCttcttgatcatttccttcattttcCATTTGGATATGATGGGGTGACCGATCATTAGAACCAATGTTTTCTACCACTTCATTTGTTTGGAAACCAGTGGTTAATGGCGGTAGAAATGTGAATTCAAACTGAGTAGGTTCAGTGCGGATCTCTGGAGTAGATGATTCAGTAATCTCTTCCAAAAGAACCTTACTCTTTGATTCACTCTCTTCTATGTGCTTGTCCTCTAAGAAGGTTGCATTTGTACTCACAAATACCTTCTTGTCTTGAGGACTATAGAAGTAATATCCTCTTGTTCCCTTAGGATATCCAACAAACATGCATAATTCTGATCtaggttccattttatccatcTTTCTCTTTAGCACATAAGCATGACATCCTCATATCCGAATATGTCTTAGATTAGGCACGCGCCCATTCCACAATTCAAGAGGTGTTTTAGAGACAGATTTAGAAGGAACCATGTTCAATAAGTATATTGCGGTTTGGatagcatatccccaaaaggatgtaCTGAGCTTAGAGAAACTTAGCATAGACCTGACCATGTCCAAAAAAGTcctatttctcctttcagagacACCATTCTGCTGAGGTGTAGCTGGTGCGCTCAATTGGGATATTATCCCATTATCTGATAGGTATGTTCTAAAGTCATTGTATAGATACTCGCCACCTCTGTCTGATCGAAGTGTTTTTATGCtcttacctaattgtttttccacttcatttctgaattccttgaacttttcaaaagattcaGATTTGTGGGACATTAGGTAAACATAACCGTATTTAGAGTAATCAtcagtgaaagtgatgaaataCTCAAATCCTCCTCTAGCTTGTACACTAATTGGTCCACATACATCAGTGTGCACTAATTCCAAAACTTCATTGGCTCTATGTCCTTTAGATTTAAAAGACCTCTTAGTCATCTTACCTTCCAAACAGGATTCACATACAGGCAAGGATTCCACCTTTAAATTACTTAAAGGACCATCCTTGACCAACCGTTGAATTCTATTAAGGTTGATATGACCAAGTCTCATGTGCCAcaaataagtttcattagtggGAGACAATTTAATTCGTTTGTTGGATTCAATGTGATGCAAAGAGCTGTCATCTTGTTTTAAGACATACAAATTGTTATTCAAATGTCCCTTGCAAATAAGGGCTTTATCCAAGGTAATATCAACCACCATTTGTGAAAAATGGACATAATATCCTTGTCTAAACAATAAAGCAACAGAAATCAAATTTCTAGTAATCTCCGGAACATAATAACAATGTCTTAAAACCAAATGTTTATTATtcgaaaaataaagataaacaaTTCCAACAGCTTTTGCAGACACCACAGCCCCTGTGCCAACTCTTAGAGTATATTCCCCTTCATTGAGGTTTCTGGTTACTTGGAACCCCTGCAAAGTATTGCATATATGATTAGTGGCTCCAGAATCTACAATCCAAGTATCAGTAGAATCAACCACTAAACAAGACTCAATAAAAGATAACTCACCACTACCCTGCTTCTTGGAAGCTAGATATCCTTGGCAGTTTCTCTTCCAATGACCCTTCTCTCCACAATGGAAACATTTTCCCTTAGGCTTGCCATCTACCTTGACTTTCTTCTCATTTTGTTGTGGACCCTTCTTGTTGGGCTTCTTCCTTTTATTCCCATTTTTACCTTTCGGCTTGGAATAAGACGGCCCAGTAGAAGCAACAACAAATGCATCACCAGTTTTAGTCTTAAGAACACTTTCAGCATTTTGGAGTTCCTTCATCAGCTCAGTCAGGGACATGTTTAGCTTATTCATGTTATAGCTAACCTTAAACTGTGAGAACATCTCAGGGAGAGTCTCAAGTGCCATGTCAACCTGAGTCTCTGATTTGATTTCAGCCCCTAACACCTCCGCCACGTTAAACTGAGCGATCAATGCAAGCATATGATCTCTCACGGGCGTCCCAGGTTTCATGCGCATGTTCATAATGGTTCTAATGCCTGCTTGTCGTGTCTGGCGTCCTTGATGCTCAAACATTTCTTGGAGGCTTTCCATGATTTTTGTAGCAGTGTCCATATTCTGATGTTTCTGTTGCAGCACATTTGAGATGGATCCCAAAATGTAGCAACGAGCCATCTCATCAGAACTGATCCACTTATCATAAGCCTGCTTTTGAGCTACTGTGGACTCCGCCGTAGGCACCGATTGACAGGGTTCATTGAGCACAAACATGTGTTTCTCCGCAGTTAAGACAATCAATAAATTACGTTTCCAATCAATGTAATTTTCTCCGACTAGTTGGTTGTTGGTTAATATCATGGACAGTGAATTTCCAGTCAtttttctgaaattaaaataaatttaaatgagcaatgcaataaaataacgTGTTATGCATGAAATGCATTTGTAGATCCCAAAAACTACTACAACACAAAAATTTACCTAAAACTccaaaatacataattttttctttagGAAAAAACATGTTATTTATAGCTAGGCTGAGACCCTCCCACTAAATTCAATATATCTAGCAACTCATGCAATATTAATTTAGTATTGCTTGATTTTGGCCATCAAAAGATATTGTAAAAATATTCTATAGGAAATTCTCACAATATCATTGACTTAAGTGTATaccattaaattaattatttatcaagtacCAAATTAATTATGTCACCTATAGGGTGGTCACAATTAATTTTactataaaataattataatgagTCCAATCAAGTAACCGAAACAATGTAGCCCCCCTATAGGGAGACCAATAAAATTGGCACGAGGCATACATAATTCTTACTAATGGACTAATAAGGGAGACCGTgggtttatttaaaatatacccTCTCAcacttaatatttaaatttaattttgggttttatccgattaataaaatcatgcctattttaactcttaaaatagttcaattattaatcaaaatatttattctctaaaaatagaataaataaaattttatgcatgacaaTATGGTTACCTAAAGCGGTGTTTATGCAATCTACATGACATGATATATGAAtgataaaatataaacaataatTAAGCAAGAACAAATTTATGGCCCAACCTAGACACAAAAATTAAAGATCTAATTGAACCCAAAAAATTGGCCCAAtacattaatttaaaaaatttccagCCCAAGTAGTAAACAATCTGGTTTGGCCCATGGATAATTTTCCGGATCCGACCCGAAAACCATGACCCGAACCCGTGATCCAGAACCGTGACCCATCTTCCACCCTAAAAAAAACGCCGCCTCCGCCGCCGCTGGATTCGCCGGAAGCTTGCGAACGTGAAGATTTCCACCGCGCCGGTCACTGGAAAACCACCGAGACACCATATCCAtttcgaaatcgaaaatatgTGCCCGATTTTTACAGATCCAACGCATAAAAATCGAAGATTTTCgcatctcctccgcgccgctcCACCGCGAAGAACAACGCATGAGAAGGACCGAGAAACACCTTCGCATACGTCCCTCATCCTCGCGGCCGCGTGCTTCCGATCGTGCGACCCAGATTTGCTATTTTCATGGAGGTTTTCGAAATTGCAGAACAGGTCCCTGACGAATTGAAGAAGATGCACTTCGGTCCCTGGAACTCTTTGGGCGAAATTGCATTCTGGTCCTTGTAGTTTTAATTGAATTGCATCCGGCCCTCCAGATCTTTGAAGCGAAGCAGAAAAGCCCAAATCcgaaaaatacaataaaaattgCACGAAAATAACAAGGGGAAACATGGAGTCGTAATCCACCCCATTGGTTACAGACTCGAAAATACGAAATACAATTTCACCAAAAACTAAGGCCATAAACtgttcaaaaattaaataaatcaatccATTCAAACCATAATCACATAAATCTAACACCGCTTTAAActaaaacatgcataaataattaattaattcgaaaTACGCAAACAATATCAAAACccgtggctctgataccatatgtTAGCCAAGATCGAGAAGATCAGAtcacaaaaattaatttattgtgATTTCAATCAACTCTTCTTCACAGGATCGATTGTTCTACGTATTTAACACgaattgattaattacaacacacaGAGATTAGAGATTACCTTTGAAGCGTGTTTACGATCTTTCTCTGCACTGGATCTACGCTCCAAACCTCCAAGCCTTCTCTGGTGTTCTCTCAAACTCTTAACGTAGGATTGTGTGTGGTCACAAGTTACAATAtcacatacatatataaaatatttgtgaTATCTTGTAACAAAAAGATAACAatatcttttaa
It contains:
- the LOC142537465 gene encoding uncharacterized protein LOC142537465; its protein translation is MTGNSLSMILTNNQLVGENYIDWKRNLLIVLTAEKHMFVLNEPCQSVPTAESTVAQKQAYDKWISSDEMARCYILGSISNVLQQKHQNMDTATKIMESLQEMFEHQGRQTRQAGIRTIMNMRMKPGTPVRDHMLALIAQFNVAEVLGAEIKSETQVDMALETLPEMFSQFKVSYNMNKLNMSLTELMKELQNAESVLKTKTGDAFVVASTGPSYSKPKGKNGNKRKKPNKKGPQQNEKKVKVDGKPKGKCFHCGEKGHWKRNCQGYLASKKQGSGVPSNQKPQ